In Sulfurovum xiamenensis, a genomic segment contains:
- a CDS encoding bacteriohemerythrin encodes MGLIYAEQVEYMSVDQMQKTHEDEIKIINEIEKLAVGYERGTTEQSELENKLDEYIEHVKAHFANEERLMQEYHFPSYEMHKLAHDMFLMDLQYATKQWKEFGDIKKMINFVAKTPEWIVMHVKSVDAPTADYIARKMEQQNEA; translated from the coding sequence ATGGGATTAATTTATGCTGAACAGGTCGAGTATATGAGTGTCGATCAGATGCAAAAGACACATGAGGATGAAATTAAAATTATCAATGAGATCGAAAAGCTGGCCGTAGGATACGAAAGAGGTACTACAGAACAAAGTGAGCTGGAAAACAAACTGGATGAATATATCGAACATGTGAAAGCACACTTTGCCAATGAAGAGCGTTTAATGCAAGAGTATCACTTTCCATCTTATGAGATGCATAAACTGGCGCATGATATGTTTTTAATGGATCTTCAGTATGCAACAAAACAGTGGAAAGAGTTTGGAGATATTAAAAAAATGATCAACTTTGTCGCCAAAACACCCGAGTGGATCGTGATGCATGTCAAGTCGGTAGATGCACCCACAGCAGATTATATTGCAAGAAAAATGGAACAACAGAACGAAGCGTAA
- a CDS encoding HPP family protein codes for MRRHLYGYFNRMRGLEAPPSRARLSHVMWSGIGAFLGIYLISVLHKYMFMNALDTLFLVGSFGASAVLIYGVPQAELSQPRNLIGGHILSACIGITVYKYVPLETSVLSALAVSLSIVVMHFTRTLHPPGGATALIAVIGSSQIHELGYKFVITPIATGAFILLMIALAVNNMSNNPKRHYPRYWW; via the coding sequence ATGCGCCGGCATTTATATGGCTATTTCAACCGAATGCGGGGCTTGGAAGCTCCGCCATCTAGAGCACGTTTGTCACATGTTATGTGGTCTGGTATAGGCGCTTTTCTTGGCATTTACCTTATATCAGTGCTGCATAAATACATGTTTATGAATGCATTAGATACTCTTTTTCTAGTGGGCTCCTTTGGCGCTTCTGCAGTACTGATATATGGTGTTCCACAGGCAGAGTTGTCACAGCCCCGAAATTTAATTGGTGGCCATATCCTTTCCGCATGTATAGGCATCACGGTCTACAAATACGTTCCACTGGAAACTTCAGTCCTAAGTGCCTTGGCCGTCTCTCTATCTATCGTGGTCATGCATTTTACACGTACTTTGCACCCGCCTGGGGGTGCTACGGCGTTAATAGCTGTGATAGGGAGTTCTCAAATCCATGAATTGGGATACAAGTTCGTAATCACACCGATCGCAACAGGTGCTTTCATTTTGTTGATGATCGCACTTGCAGTCAATAATATGTCTAACAATCCAAAGCGGCACTATCCGCGTTACTGGTGGTAA
- a CDS encoding carboxypeptidase-like regulatory domain-containing protein, producing MKKSVLYKGLILTLFVLAVGSQTIADAPSSNYDDPKYTGDIVGQIDTCLVLGSNEGVRIYIPGSSFEAITGSVGNFKMSHVQSGTYNLTVTQNGHHIGTIPKVTVVPKQINNIGTVTFCLNNNGNDLYEQ from the coding sequence ATGAAGAAGTCTGTTTTGTATAAAGGGTTGATTTTAACACTTTTCGTGCTTGCTGTAGGTAGTCAAACTATTGCAGATGCACCTAGTTCAAATTATGATGACCCCAAATATACAGGTGATATAGTGGGCCAAATTGATACCTGTTTGGTCTTAGGGTCAAATGAAGGCGTTAGGATCTACATACCTGGCTCCTCCTTTGAAGCAATTACAGGTTCAGTTGGCAATTTTAAAATGAGTCATGTCCAGTCAGGTACATACAATTTAACCGTCACACAAAATGGACACCATATAGGTACTATTCCTAAGGTCACTGTTGTTCCAAAACAAATTAACAATATTGGAACGGTTACATTCTGTTTAAATAATAACGGTAATGACTTATACGAGCAGTGA
- the serS gene encoding serine--tRNA ligase, with translation MIDLKYLQNNFEEASAKLQKKGVDTATLENLKMLFASLKEANATLEASKAEQNSMSKLFGQYKREGKDITELKAKVDANKEAMIPLQEKAREAEEALYNVALAMPNFPDDSVPEGADEEDNVELRKVLEPKTFSFEPKEHWALAEANGWIDFERGVKLAKSRFSVLRGEAARLERALINFFLDTNATKGFEELCVPFMNNAAMLQGTGQLPKFEDDLFKIEEEDLYLIPTAEVPLTNMYHDEILAEKDLPVLMTGYTPCFRKEAGSAGRDTRGMIRQHQFDKVEMVAIAHPDKSDEVFEMMVQNASDILTSLGLPHRVVELCGGDLGFSAATTIDLEVWLPGQNKYREISSISNTRDFQARRAKIRFKDGKKNRFVHTLNGSALAVGRTLIAIMENYQNEDGTITIPTVLQKYM, from the coding sequence ATGATCGATTTAAAATATCTCCAAAACAACTTTGAAGAAGCCAGTGCGAAACTGCAAAAAAAGGGTGTAGATACAGCTACGCTTGAAAACCTTAAAATGCTTTTTGCCTCTCTGAAAGAAGCCAATGCGACATTGGAAGCTTCAAAAGCAGAACAGAACAGTATGTCTAAACTTTTTGGCCAGTATAAGCGTGAAGGCAAAGATATTACGGAACTCAAAGCAAAAGTGGATGCAAATAAAGAAGCGATGATTCCTCTTCAGGAGAAAGCCAGAGAAGCGGAAGAAGCACTTTATAATGTAGCCCTTGCGATGCCTAACTTCCCGGATGACAGTGTGCCAGAAGGTGCTGATGAAGAAGATAATGTAGAACTTCGAAAAGTACTCGAGCCAAAAACATTCTCTTTTGAGCCTAAAGAGCACTGGGCTTTAGCCGAGGCAAATGGATGGATAGACTTCGAGCGTGGGGTTAAACTTGCCAAGAGTCGTTTCTCTGTACTTCGTGGTGAGGCGGCAAGGCTGGAAAGAGCACTGATCAACTTTTTTCTTGATACAAATGCAACTAAAGGGTTTGAAGAGCTTTGTGTACCGTTTATGAATAATGCTGCCATGCTTCAAGGTACAGGACAACTGCCTAAGTTTGAAGATGACCTCTTTAAGATCGAGGAAGAGGATCTTTATCTTATCCCTACAGCCGAAGTGCCTTTGACTAATATGTATCACGATGAGATACTTGCCGAAAAAGATCTGCCTGTACTTATGACAGGTTATACACCATGTTTCAGAAAAGAGGCGGGATCAGCAGGGCGTGATACACGTGGTATGATACGCCAGCATCAGTTCGATAAAGTGGAGATGGTGGCCATTGCGCATCCGGATAAAAGTGATGAAGTATTTGAAATGATGGTTCAAAATGCTTCTGATATACTCACGTCACTTGGACTACCACACAGAGTTGTAGAACTTTGTGGAGGTGATCTAGGTTTCTCTGCCGCAACCACTATAGACTTAGAAGTTTGGCTCCCGGGACAGAATAAATACAGAGAGATCTCTTCTATCTCAAATACAAGAGATTTCCAGGCAAGACGTGCAAAGATCCGTTTTAAAGACGGCAAGAAAAACAGATTTGTCCATACCCTGAATGGCTCAGCACTCGCCGTAGGCCGTACTTTGATTGCGATCATGGAGAATTATCAGAATGAGGATGGTACTATTACTATACCAACTGTTCTTCAAAAATATATGTAG
- a CDS encoding uroporphyrinogen-III synthase: MQKIQNILEPLNLIYYAYDEKKNLLILDKNWASEYTYPELIKVTHALSKKHIHFFIDENKSIVIADSDTLLKKIKRYFRSMIANINNIRMPIYILSDKKVKWAKNLPVFDIEPIPQDIDLSSYDALIFTSKNALYALDTMDKTWKKKPAYVIAPETAKIVKHLGGNLKFVGKEKHGEQFALEIAEKFKHQKLLYVRASKVISNITDILNTNSILCDELIIYKTVCKHFDKKVKLPKNSTIIFSSPSTIECFFKNISWDESFKAISIGHTTAYHFPKNITPVISDTTSLESCVKKAIELNS, from the coding sequence ATGCAAAAAATACAGAACATACTGGAACCATTGAACTTAATCTATTATGCATATGATGAAAAAAAGAACCTTTTAATTTTGGATAAAAATTGGGCCAGTGAGTATACCTACCCTGAATTGATCAAAGTCACACATGCACTCAGTAAAAAGCATATCCACTTTTTTATTGATGAAAATAAATCTATCGTGATCGCAGATTCAGATACTTTATTGAAAAAAATAAAAAGATACTTCAGATCAATGATCGCAAACATAAACAACATCAGAATGCCTATCTATATCTTGAGTGATAAAAAAGTTAAATGGGCAAAGAACTTACCGGTATTTGATATAGAACCGATCCCACAAGATATTGATCTGTCTTCTTATGATGCTTTGATCTTTACATCCAAAAATGCACTTTATGCTCTTGATACTATGGATAAAACCTGGAAAAAAAAACCAGCATATGTGATAGCGCCTGAGACGGCTAAAATAGTTAAACACTTAGGTGGGAATCTAAAGTTTGTTGGCAAAGAAAAACATGGGGAGCAGTTTGCATTAGAGATAGCAGAGAAATTTAAACATCAAAAACTTCTTTATGTCAGAGCCTCTAAAGTGATCTCGAATATTACAGATATTTTAAATACAAATAGCATACTGTGTGACGAATTGATCATATATAAAACGGTTTGTAAACATTTTGATAAAAAAGTAAAATTACCTAAAAATTCAACCATTATCTTCTCTTCACCTTCAACGATTGAATGTTTTTTTAAAAACATATCTTGGGATGAAAGTTTTAAAGCCATATCCATAGGGCATACAACTGCATATCACTTCCCGAAAAATATTACGCCTGTCATTTCTGATACAACTTCGCTTGAATCTTGTGTTAAAAAAGCGATAGAATTAAATAGCTAG
- a CDS encoding Crp/Fnr family transcriptional regulator, producing MEKRNITEILKQITLFSSLSEQELSELATMTHISDYDKDSIIFTQGEMSKNVMILIDGVVSIYKHDSKGNEVVIGYFNRYALLAEAATLRKTPLPSSARFQTDGAILKISLDGFERFLLSHTSLSYAIIQSLLEKIELLQQNIHFNLAATSKEKVLNFYQKNPKLALDLKQYEIASILSMTPETLSRNISKLLQEEKLIQASTGYKIP from the coding sequence ATGGAAAAACGGAATATTACGGAGATACTGAAGCAAATCACTCTCTTTTCTTCATTAAGCGAACAAGAACTCAGTGAACTTGCAACAATGACACACATCTCTGATTATGATAAAGATTCGATCATTTTTACCCAAGGGGAGATGAGTAAAAATGTCATGATATTGATCGATGGAGTCGTGAGTATCTATAAACATGACAGTAAGGGGAATGAGGTAGTGATCGGTTATTTTAACCGGTATGCACTACTCGCTGAGGCAGCTACATTAAGAAAAACTCCCTTACCCTCATCGGCAAGGTTTCAAACAGATGGAGCTATTCTGAAAATTTCACTTGATGGTTTTGAAAGGTTTCTTCTCAGTCATACGAGTCTATCTTATGCCATTATCCAATCACTGCTTGAAAAGATCGAACTCCTCCAACAGAATATACATTTTAACCTTGCGGCAACTTCAAAAGAAAAAGTATTGAATTTTTACCAGAAAAATCCTAAACTGGCTTTAGATCTCAAACAGTACGAGATAGCCTCTATACTTAGTATGACACCTGAAACACTCTCTCGTAATATCTCCAAACTATTGCAGGAAGAAAAACTGATACAGGCTTCAACGGGCTATAAAATACCGTGA
- a CDS encoding globin domain-containing protein, with amino-acid sequence MSLSQSTITTVKATAGAVSQNAEAITTKMYEILFSQHPELKELFKDADPDQHKKLASAVGAYAANIDNLDVLSKAVEKMAQSHVRTHVKPEHYPMVGTAILGAIKEVLGDAATDEILDAWKEAYFFLADILIAREKELYAS; translated from the coding sequence ATGTCACTTTCACAATCAACGATCACTACGGTCAAAGCTACAGCAGGTGCTGTTTCTCAAAATGCAGAAGCCATTACAACAAAAATGTATGAGATCCTTTTTAGCCAACATCCGGAACTCAAAGAGCTCTTCAAAGATGCAGATCCGGATCAACACAAAAAACTAGCTTCGGCAGTAGGAGCCTATGCAGCAAATATTGATAACCTTGACGTTTTATCTAAAGCGGTTGAGAAGATGGCCCAAAGCCATGTACGTACCCATGTCAAGCCTGAACACTATCCAATGGTGGGTACTGCAATACTTGGTGCAATTAAAGAGGTACTGGGCGATGCTGCTACAGATGAGATCCTTGATGCCTGGAAAGAAGCTTATTTTTTCCTAGCTGATATCCTTATCGCCAGGGAAAAAGAGCTATATGCATCGTAA
- the lepB gene encoding signal peptidase I has protein sequence MQLKNTLSLMMKIGFLALFLTILFSFIRIYQVEDISMHPALIDGDYVIVENISAGVQIPSFFGYFDKHIYEHPQGISRGDILVFKHPIDNRLYIKRCVALPGDSVMQKNKIFYLQIATDENLTRQYAKKHLLKTIQLDGEIWIQAPYATYYTITHFDNIVGPKFLFTYPKTKITDKHYFMLGDLRDNSTDSRFFHAVAYDAIYYKLWLRIEASRNIDKLSSIKFYSQ, from the coding sequence TTGCAATTAAAAAATACACTGTCTTTAATGATGAAAATCGGGTTTTTAGCATTATTTCTAACCATATTGTTTTCTTTTATACGCATCTATCAGGTTGAAGATATTAGCATGCATCCTGCATTGATAGATGGTGATTATGTCATTGTTGAAAATATAAGTGCAGGTGTTCAAATACCAAGTTTCTTTGGGTATTTTGATAAACATATATATGAGCATCCACAAGGTATTTCACGTGGTGATATTCTTGTGTTTAAACATCCAATTGATAATCGACTTTACATTAAAAGATGTGTGGCCTTACCTGGTGATAGCGTGATGCAAAAAAATAAAATTTTTTATTTACAAATTGCGACAGATGAAAACCTAACCCGTCAATATGCAAAAAAACACTTACTTAAAACTATACAACTTGATGGTGAAATTTGGATTCAAGCTCCATACGCTACTTACTATACAATCACACATTTTGATAATATAGTAGGACCAAAGTTTCTCTTTACCTATCCAAAAACAAAAATTACAGATAAACACTATTTTATGTTGGGTGATCTACGAGATAACTCTACAGATAGCCGTTTTTTTCATGCAGTAGCATATGATGCAATATATTACAAGTTATGGTTACGCATTGAAGCTTCAAGAAACATTGATAAACTAAGTTCTATCAAGTTTTACAGCCAATGA
- a CDS encoding ABC transporter permease, protein MFRNAFLLALREIKRNLMRSLLTAVGIVIGIASVIAMVNIGQGASQSITQSVEKLGSNTLYIMPGQRRGPGSRGVIEKPFKKKDLEIIRSSIYALDAISPVENTSMTVIYREQNYRTSIRGVENEYLQIQNWKIKEGRGFEKNELRTGQKVCIMGQSIIKNLSATPESILGNKIRLKNFSCEVIGILEAKGANTFGQDQDDVVLLPFALFQRRIGGTDNLHLMMAAVKENVPLAEARIQIERVLREHRHIENPIDDDFQVRSMTALLDTISQVTTVLTVMLGAVAAISLIVGGIGIMNIMLVSVTERTREIGIRMAVGAMAKDILIQFLIESIVLSGLGGIVGILSGVLITFGVAQWLDIVLVIDPSITVIALVFSMLIGIIFGIIPARKAAAMNPIDALRYE, encoded by the coding sequence GTGTTTCGTAATGCATTTTTACTGGCACTGCGTGAGATCAAGCGTAACCTTATGCGTTCACTGCTTACTGCCGTAGGTATTGTGATTGGTATTGCTTCGGTGATCGCGATGGTCAATATAGGTCAAGGTGCCAGCCAGTCGATCACACAGAGTGTGGAGAAGTTGGGGAGCAATACACTCTATATTATGCCAGGACAACGTAGAGGCCCCGGAAGTAGAGGTGTGATCGAAAAACCTTTTAAAAAGAAGGACCTTGAAATCATTCGCTCCTCGATCTATGCGCTTGATGCGATCTCCCCCGTGGAGAACACTTCCATGACGGTGATCTACAGGGAACAAAATTACCGTACCAGTATCAGGGGTGTTGAAAATGAGTATCTACAGATACAGAACTGGAAGATAAAAGAAGGAAGAGGCTTTGAGAAGAATGAACTCAGAACAGGACAGAAAGTATGTATCATGGGACAGAGCATCATCAAAAATCTCTCAGCCACTCCCGAATCGATCCTAGGCAATAAGATCCGACTGAAAAACTTTTCATGTGAAGTGATCGGTATTCTTGAAGCAAAGGGTGCAAATACATTCGGACAGGATCAGGATGATGTGGTGTTACTCCCTTTTGCATTGTTCCAGCGTCGTATAGGTGGAACTGACAATCTTCATTTAATGATGGCTGCGGTAAAAGAGAATGTCCCTTTGGCGGAAGCAAGAATCCAGATAGAAAGAGTACTTAGAGAACATAGACATATAGAAAATCCCATAGATGATGATTTCCAGGTTCGAAGCATGACAGCACTGCTTGATACTATTTCACAAGTGACGACCGTACTGACAGTGATGCTGGGAGCTGTAGCCGCGATCTCTCTGATCGTAGGAGGCATAGGTATCATGAATATCATGTTGGTCTCCGTAACGGAACGTACAAGGGAGATCGGTATACGTATGGCCGTAGGCGCCATGGCAAAAGATATCTTGATACAGTTCCTTATCGAATCGATCGTACTTTCAGGCCTTGGAGGGATTGTAGGTATACTATCTGGAGTACTAATCACCTTTGGTGTGGCACAATGGCTTGATATCGTACTGGTCATTGATCCTTCCATTACGGTGATCGCACTTGTGTTTTCCATGTTGATCGGTATCATCTTCGGTATCATCCCTGCACGAAAAGCTGCTGCAATGAATCCAATCGATGCCTTACGATATGAGTAA
- a CDS encoding efflux RND transporter periplasmic adaptor subunit, with protein MEEMQKIINYHKDSTKWNKWAILFILVTLISIYFFFFRETHGMKYRYVSEVLQKSDLSLTVSASGYIQPLESVDVGTEVSGTIEEVYVDYNDQVKKGELLARLDTTKYQSAYDKAKAALQMSKAALESAQAQYYQTKTTIERYNKLKNASKGTLPTQSDWDREWANYLLSKAQIANAQAQIAQAIHTLKSAQYDLERTKIYSPITGTILVRNVDPGQTVAATFQTPVLFSIAKDLSKMELQISIDEADIGKIQAGQKASFGVDAYPDTTFDTKIRQVRINSEVLESVVTYKAIMEVDNKELLLKPGMSVDADIVTKMLKDVFVVKRSALLFIPVKPASQSFFGGERGEKIEVDPKPHVWILEDGLPKKVYVKVLGNNGPLSAIESSDLQEGQKVIINQETAQ; from the coding sequence ATGGAAGAGATGCAAAAGATCATCAACTATCATAAAGACTCAACGAAATGGAACAAATGGGCCATACTTTTCATTCTCGTCACACTCATATCTATCTATTTTTTCTTTTTCAGAGAAACACATGGAATGAAGTATCGTTATGTCTCAGAAGTATTGCAAAAATCTGATCTTTCTCTTACCGTATCAGCAAGCGGGTATATACAGCCGCTTGAAAGTGTGGATGTGGGTACGGAAGTATCAGGCACTATCGAAGAGGTCTATGTCGACTATAATGACCAGGTAAAAAAAGGAGAACTGTTAGCCCGTCTGGATACGACCAAATACCAAAGTGCCTATGATAAAGCCAAAGCAGCACTGCAAATGTCAAAAGCGGCATTGGAAAGTGCACAAGCACAATACTATCAGACCAAAACAACCATCGAGCGCTATAACAAACTCAAAAACGCTTCCAAGGGAACACTGCCCACACAAAGTGACTGGGACAGGGAGTGGGCAAACTATCTGCTAAGCAAAGCGCAGATCGCTAATGCACAAGCCCAGATAGCCCAAGCCATCCACACTTTGAAATCCGCACAGTATGACTTGGAACGTACCAAGATCTATTCACCTATCACTGGGACTATTTTGGTTAGGAATGTCGATCCGGGACAGACAGTAGCTGCGACATTCCAGACCCCTGTACTTTTCAGCATTGCAAAAGATCTGAGCAAGATGGAGCTTCAGATCAGTATTGATGAAGCAGATATCGGAAAGATACAAGCAGGGCAAAAAGCAAGTTTCGGTGTTGATGCCTACCCCGATACTACCTTCGATACAAAGATACGTCAGGTCAGGATCAATTCTGAAGTACTAGAGAGTGTCGTCACCTATAAAGCGATCATGGAAGTGGACAACAAAGAGCTATTGCTCAAGCCAGGGATGAGTGTAGATGCTGATATTGTGACAAAAATGCTCAAGGATGTATTTGTAGTAAAACGGTCTGCGTTGCTTTTCATACCTGTCAAACCAGCATCTCAATCCTTTTTTGGCGGGGAGAGGGGTGAAAAGATAGAGGTGGATCCAAAACCTCATGTCTGGATACTTGAAGATGGGCTACCTAAAAAGGTCTATGTCAAAGTACTCGGCAACAACGGCCCTTTGAGTGCGATAGAGAGCAGTGATCTTCAAGAGGGACAGAAGGTCATCATCAATCAGGAAACTGCACAATGA
- a CDS encoding ABC transporter ATP-binding protein — MITLKNISKVYGKGDAASTVLHGIDLEIKEGDFIAIMGPSGSGKSTLLNILGTLDVPNNGEYTFLDTQIDSLSTDQRALFRRHILGFIFQGYNLLKKTTSLENVEVPLIYQGLDSKERKRMATEALKDVGLEDRLYYDPGQLSGGQQQRVAIARAMVTRPKILIADEPTGNLDTKRGHEIMELIRTFNQQGITVIMVTHEDDIAAYASRTIYLRDGAIEKEVNRVS, encoded by the coding sequence ATGATCACTTTAAAGAATATCAGTAAAGTGTATGGAAAAGGAGATGCAGCAAGCACCGTACTGCATGGCATCGACCTGGAGATAAAAGAAGGTGACTTTATCGCTATCATGGGGCCCAGCGGAAGCGGAAAATCGACACTTTTGAATATTTTGGGTACGCTCGATGTACCCAACAACGGCGAGTATACGTTTTTAGATACACAGATAGATTCTCTAAGTACTGACCAACGTGCATTGTTCAGAAGGCATATTTTAGGATTTATCTTTCAGGGTTATAACCTGTTAAAAAAGACGACTTCACTCGAAAATGTGGAAGTCCCTTTGATCTATCAAGGGCTCGACAGCAAAGAACGCAAGCGCATGGCAACCGAGGCACTCAAGGATGTAGGCCTGGAAGATAGACTCTATTATGACCCCGGCCAGCTTTCGGGAGGACAGCAGCAGCGTGTAGCGATAGCCAGAGCAATGGTGACACGTCCAAAGATCCTCATCGCAGACGAACCTACAGGAAACCTTGATACCAAACGAGGTCATGAGATCATGGAGTTGATCCGTACTTTTAACCAGCAGGGGATCACCGTGATCATGGTGACACATGAAGATGATATAGCAGCCTATGCTTCAAGGACGATCTATCTGCGGGACGGGGCAATCGAAAAAGAGGTCAATCGTGTTTCGTAA
- a CDS encoding tetratricopeptide repeat protein has translation MRVILFYLCVSLFSFSSEMNEVEAQKEIASLKEPMYKPLVERYLLDEVRNLRIEQQSLRVEMHEKISQARLDVSDRAMNYMTSTVSNIFLILTAIASLIAILGWKSVRDAKEQTKLVVQQKLEEITKEYAEKLAKIEAEMQSRSEDIMNNQESIARSNAIHALWRRSNLEDNVQAKVEIYDQILEIDKNNVEALTYKADAVLELGQKEWALNLCNKALELDSGYAYSYWQRSCVNAEMGNIENAVSDIIKAIKISPVLANDIDSESSFDTIREKEGFKTFINEQLPTLLRSE, from the coding sequence ATGCGGGTTATATTATTTTATCTATGTGTCTCACTTTTTTCTTTTTCCTCAGAAATGAATGAAGTAGAAGCACAAAAGGAGATAGCATCTTTAAAGGAGCCTATGTATAAACCATTGGTCGAACGCTATCTATTGGATGAGGTTAGGAATCTGCGTATAGAACAGCAAAGTTTACGTGTGGAGATGCATGAAAAGATCTCACAGGCCCGTTTGGATGTTTCGGATCGTGCTATGAACTATATGACCAGTACAGTGAGTAATATTTTTTTGATCCTTACGGCCATAGCCTCTTTGATCGCGATCTTAGGATGGAAAAGTGTCAGGGATGCCAAAGAGCAGACCAAACTCGTTGTGCAGCAAAAATTGGAAGAGATTACGAAAGAGTATGCAGAAAAACTTGCAAAAATTGAAGCTGAGATGCAGAGCCGTTCTGAAGATATTATGAATAACCAGGAGAGTATAGCCCGATCCAATGCCATACATGCGCTCTGGAGAAGAAGTAACCTTGAAGATAATGTTCAGGCAAAAGTCGAGATCTATGATCAGATCCTGGAAATTGATAAGAATAATGTAGAGGCATTGACCTACAAAGCAGATGCGGTACTGGAATTAGGACAAAAAGAGTGGGCACTGAACTTGTGTAATAAGGCACTGGAATTAGATAGCGGATATGCCTATTCTTATTGGCAGAGAAGTTGTGTGAATGCAGAAATGGGAAATATAGAGAATGCAGTCAGTGACATCATCAAAGCGATCAAAATCTCTCCGGTACTTGCAAATGATATTGATAGTGAAAGCAGTTTTGATACGATCCGTGAAAAAGAGGGGTTTAAAACATTCATCAATGAGCAACTGCCTACACTATTGAGATCAGAGTAA
- a CDS encoding c-type cytochrome, producing the protein MIKKSILTAVIIGIDILYASGVDLVKSKCATCHMLEKPTASMIPELKAPPMEAVMYHTKLVMNDQETMKAFIADYVINPEAKKSVCESNKVQQYGVMPSLKGSISQEELSKISDYLIEHYPSKAFVDMINEIQRNDKMNALQNSPFLINKEALPHMTKLLIKHWDKQALGLSNEQKEKLLVIRHHTIGEVQKAKRNIDTLETELMEALFMDEESPKNLDTKVDEVAKLKAAVTKVHIQCIAETLEILDDEQINYLLPFWEYK; encoded by the coding sequence ATGATCAAAAAAAGTATTTTAACCGCAGTCATAATTGGGATAGATATATTATATGCTAGTGGAGTTGATTTGGTCAAGTCAAAATGTGCCACCTGCCATATGCTTGAAAAACCAACAGCCAGTATGATACCTGAATTAAAAGCACCGCCTATGGAGGCTGTGATGTATCATACCAAGCTGGTTATGAATGATCAAGAGACAATGAAAGCTTTTATTGCTGATTATGTGATAAACCCTGAGGCAAAAAAATCAGTGTGTGAGTCAAACAAAGTACAGCAATACGGTGTGATGCCTTCACTTAAAGGGAGTATTTCCCAAGAAGAGCTGTCTAAAATCTCGGATTACCTGATCGAGCATTATCCTTCCAAAGCCTTTGTAGATATGATCAATGAAATTCAAAGAAATGACAAAATGAATGCACTGCAGAACTCTCCATTTCTGATCAACAAGGAAGCGTTGCCTCATATGACAAAACTTCTTATCAAACATTGGGATAAACAGGCTTTGGGACTCAGCAACGAACAGAAAGAGAAACTTCTTGTCATTAGGCATCATACGATAGGAGAGGTCCAAAAAGCAAAACGAAACATTGATACTTTAGAAACAGAACTTATGGAAGCTTTGTTCATGGATGAGGAATCACCCAAAAATTTGGACACTAAAGTAGATGAAGTTGCCAAGCTGAAAGCAGCTGTGACAAAAGTGCATATTCAATGTATCGCTGAAACACTTGAAATACTCGATGATGAGCAAATAAATTATTTACTACCTTTCTGGGAATATAAATAG
- a CDS encoding bacteriohemerythrin, with product MLIKDKEIQHVSNDMMNILHEEEIRIINEFHDAVVAKESDKIDELFKVVQFDVEDHFSTEEAMMEESKFYAMQMHKSEHDTMRQKLDKLQKNWESHRDPEEIQRFLEDEFKHWLVLHVARWDSETAMHLGDSM from the coding sequence ATGCTCATAAAAGATAAAGAAATACAACATGTTTCCAATGATATGATGAATATATTACACGAAGAAGAGATCAGAATCATTAATGAGTTTCATGATGCTGTAGTAGCCAAAGAGAGTGACAAAATAGATGAGCTCTTTAAAGTTGTTCAGTTTGATGTAGAGGATCATTTTTCAACCGAAGAGGCGATGATGGAAGAGAGTAAGTTTTATGCTATGCAAATGCATAAAAGTGAACACGATACAATGAGACAGAAGCTCGATAAACTCCAAAAAAACTGGGAAAGCCATAGGGACCCGGAAGAGATACAAAGGTTCCTGGAAGATGAATTCAAACATTGGCTGGTGCTTCACGTTGCAAGATGGGACTCAGAAACTGCAATGCATCTTGGAGATTCGATGTAA